Proteins from a single region of Barnesiella propionica:
- a CDS encoding metal ABC transporter permease: MDILQYTFFQNALLGIIIISIAGAIIGTYIVTRRMVFITGGITHASFGGLGVGYYLGISPTLAALFFAILSAVGVEWLSKRKTVREDSAIAVFWAMGMAIGIIFIFLTPGYTPGLTDFLFGNILTITRGDIALFSGFALLLLLFFAFFYKHILYTAFDPDFAYTRRMPVKLINYCMTLFISVCIVLTIRLVGIMLLLSLLTMPQMIAELFCNKFRQMIFWSVFISILCGLGGLILSFFLDVPAGATIVFTLAAIYAVAKTVVSYTHYRMTRKALRIINEE; this comes from the coding sequence ATGGATATATTACAATATACATTTTTCCAAAACGCATTACTCGGCATAATCATTATCAGTATTGCCGGTGCTATTATAGGAACCTACATCGTTACCCGGCGTATGGTTTTCATTACCGGAGGTATAACGCATGCGTCGTTCGGAGGATTAGGAGTAGGATATTACCTTGGAATAAGTCCTACCCTGGCTGCCTTATTTTTTGCGATCCTGTCTGCCGTAGGGGTAGAATGGCTATCTAAAAGAAAAACCGTACGGGAAGATTCCGCCATAGCCGTATTCTGGGCAATGGGAATGGCTATAGGTATCATTTTTATATTTCTTACTCCGGGGTACACACCGGGACTGACCGATTTTCTGTTCGGAAATATCCTTACCATTACACGGGGCGATATCGCTTTATTTTCCGGTTTTGCACTATTGCTACTACTGTTCTTTGCCTTTTTCTATAAGCATATTCTGTACACTGCTTTCGATCCAGATTTTGCATATACCCGCAGAATGCCCGTCAAACTTATCAATTACTGCATGACCCTCTTTATATCGGTGTGCATAGTTCTTACTATAAGGCTCGTAGGTATTATGCTCCTGTTGTCCCTTCTCACTATGCCTCAAATGATCGCAGAACTCTTTTGCAACAAATTCAGACAAATGATATTTTGGTCGGTATTCATCAGTATATTGTGCGGACTGGGAGGGCTTATTCTCTCTTTTTTTCTCGATGTTCCGGCCGGTGCCACAATCGTATTCACTTTAGCCGCCATATACGCAGTTGCAAAAACCGTCGTCTCTTATACACATTACCGGATGACACGAAAAGCCCTGAGGATTATAAATGAAGAATAG
- a CDS encoding 3-phosphoshikimate 1-carboxyvinyltransferase produces MSYRIIAPATCDTTIKLPASKSISNRILVLNGLCNSNYPIENISDCNDTRVMLRAFNGKGDRTIDINAAGTAMRFLTAYYSLTPGNYVLTGSERMKNRPISVLVDALRYLGAHIAYTEKEGYPPLNISGQKLTGGKLSLKGSISSQYISALLMIAPFTQNGIELTLTGEIISRPYINMTLQLMKLFGAVSQWKENRISVPAGNYEPLPFTVEADWSAASYWYEVATFIPATHIVLPGLTKDSLQGDSRISEYFEPLGVRTSFSKNGVILTKTVAKKNKIEYDLTDQPDLAQTLVVTCAMMNIPFRFTGLQSLRIKETDRISALQNELKKLGYIIEDENDSVLEWNGERITPETNPKIRTYEDHRMAMAFAPAAYFFPELGIENPEVVEKSYPHFWKDLSKAGFTIKSEK; encoded by the coding sequence ATGAGCTATAGGATTATTGCACCGGCAACCTGTGACACCACTATTAAACTACCGGCATCCAAAAGTATCAGTAACCGAATACTGGTTCTCAACGGATTATGCAATAGCAACTATCCGATAGAAAACATTTCAGACTGCAACGATACCCGGGTAATGCTCCGGGCCTTTAACGGGAAAGGTGACCGCACAATAGATATTAATGCAGCAGGAACGGCTATGCGTTTTCTAACGGCATATTATTCATTAACACCGGGCAACTATGTGCTCACCGGTTCGGAACGTATGAAAAACCGTCCGATAAGTGTATTAGTCGATGCTCTACGCTATCTGGGCGCACACATCGCCTACACCGAAAAAGAAGGCTATCCTCCCCTCAATATTTCCGGACAAAAATTAACAGGCGGAAAATTGTCCCTGAAAGGGAGCATAAGCTCCCAATATATATCAGCGTTACTCATGATAGCCCCTTTTACACAAAACGGAATAGAACTCACTTTAACGGGAGAGATCATTTCACGCCCTTATATCAATATGACTTTGCAACTGATGAAATTATTCGGTGCGGTATCTCAATGGAAAGAGAATCGTATTTCTGTACCGGCCGGTAATTATGAACCCTTACCTTTCACAGTAGAGGCGGACTGGTCGGCAGCTTCATATTGGTATGAGGTCGCAACATTCATTCCTGCTACACATATTGTTTTACCGGGATTAACCAAAGACAGTTTGCAGGGAGACTCCAGGATTTCGGAATATTTCGAACCGCTGGGGGTCAGGACATCTTTCAGTAAAAACGGAGTTATACTGACAAAAACGGTTGCGAAAAAAAACAAAATAGAATATGACCTGACCGATCAGCCAGATCTGGCACAAACACTTGTCGTAACATGTGCCATGATGAATATCCCGTTTCGGTTTACCGGACTGCAAAGTCTCCGTATTAAAGAAACCGACAGGATATCGGCTCTGCAAAATGAATTAAAAAAACTAGGATATATTATCGAAGATGAGAATGACTCGGTACTGGAATGGAACGGAGAACGTATAACCCCGGAAACAAACCCTAAAATAAGAACATACGAAGATCATCGTATGGCTATGGCTTTCGCCCCGGCAGCCTATTTTTTTCCGGAACTCGGCATAGAAAATCCCGAAGTCGTAGAAAAATCGTATCCGCATTTCTGGAAAGACCTGTCAAAAGCCGGATTCACCATAAAATCCGAAAAATAA
- a CDS encoding phospholipase has product MIYLIAALVFLGLILFLTERRNRDRQVNTRETEALPPKTDECCGLHEICERDSLLSAVSKQIEYYDDEELDEWKSIPANGYTEDQITFFREILYTLKSEEVAGWLRSLQLREIELPEELRDEALLIVGERRNI; this is encoded by the coding sequence ATGATATATCTGATTGCGGCTCTTGTATTTCTGGGTCTTATATTATTTCTAACCGAACGACGGAACAGAGACAGACAGGTAAATACCCGGGAGACAGAAGCACTCCCCCCAAAAACAGATGAATGTTGCGGGCTACACGAAATTTGTGAGCGCGACAGTTTATTATCGGCTGTCAGCAAACAAATAGAATATTATGACGACGAAGAATTAGACGAATGGAAAAGCATACCGGCAAACGGTTATACCGAAGACCAGATAACTTTTTTCAGAGAGATACTTTACACACTGAAAAGTGAGGAAGTTGCCGGATGGCTAAGGAGCCTGCAACTACGCGAAATAGAACTTCCAGAGGAGTTGAGAGACGAAGCGTTGCTCATTGTAGGGGAAAGACGAAACATTTAA